CGTGAGATCAAGTCCGTCGAGCTGCTGCCCGGCAGTATGACCTCCGTGTCGTCGAACGGTCTGACGATGCCGTACGGCGGCACCTTCGACGGCGTGACGTACAACTTCAACGGCACGAGCATCACACCGCTGCAGGCAGGCGGCTTCACCGGCGGCGGATGGGGGATCAGCTCCGGCATCCGCCTCAAGGGCGATGTCGTCACGGTCGACAACGGCGCGGTGCTCGACCTCTCGGGCGGCGGCGCGCTCACCGGTGCGGGATTCGTGTCCGGCCGCGGCGGTTCGGTCAACGTCCTCAACACGCCGCTGGTCAACGCGAACCCGACCATGAAGCTCAGCAAGGCGGGCGACAAGGTCTATGCGATCGTGCCGGGGTACGCGTCGAACTATGCACCGGTTTCGCCGGAAAATGGCGCGGGCGATCCGGCCGTGGGGCAGCGCATCACCATTGGCGATGGCGTGCCGGGGCTGCCGGCCGGCACCTATACGCTCATGCCGTCGAACTATGCGCTGCTGCCCGGTGCATATCGTGTCGAGATTGGCGGCACCGGACAGATCCTGCCGGGCACCCCGACGGCGGCAGGCAACGGCACTTATCTGGCGGCGGGCTACCTGAGCACCGCCAACACCGGCGCGCGCAGCCAACTGCCGTCCACGCTGCTGGTAACGCCGGGCACGGCTGTGCGCAAGTATTCGCAGTACAACGAGCAGAGCTACAGCGACTTCCTCTCGACTCAGGCAGCGCAATTCGGCAACCTCGCGCCGATGCTGCCGCGCGACGGCCGCGTGCTCGACATCGTGTTCACCACGCCGAGCACACCCGCGACTGCGCCGGTGCTTTCGTTCGACGGCAAGGCCATCTTCCAGGCTGCGCAGGGCGGCGTCGCTGGACAGGTGGCCGTGGAGAACGTCGGCGAAATTACGGCGGGTACGCCCACGGCGGGATTCAGCGGGGTTTCGGTCTCGGCGAACGATCTGAGCGCAATCAACGCGCCGCGCCTGAGCATCAACGGGTATGCGTCGGCGGGGACCGGGCAATACTTGTTCAGCAACAGCGGTGTCGGTGTCAGCGATCTCTTCGTGCGCGACGGCGTCACGCTGTCGGCCGGTGAGCTCTATCTGATCGGCACCAACATCACGCTCGGCAATGGCGTGACGCTCACGACCGTCGGCAAGGGACCGGCTCCGTTCGATACGGCATCGACGGGCTTGCCCTACGTCGCAGGAAACTACACGGTGCTCGGCCTTTCGAACGGCGAGATCGAATTCGGCGGTGCGCAAACAAGCAGCGGCAGCATCACCATCGGCGCAGGCTCAGGCCTCTTTTCCGAGGGCTCGCTGGTGTTCTCGACCAACGGTGCCTCAACACTCGACCCGACATCGCGCTTCGGCGCACGCAACATCGCGCTGGCGGTCGGCTCGCTCAACGTCGGTGACGCCGCGCAAGTGGCCGCAGCAGGCAATCCGGCGGGCATGCTGTTCAATCAGACCATGCTCTCGACGCTGATGCACGGCGATCCGGCGAGCGGTGCGCCCGCGCTCGAGAAGCTCACGCTGGGCGCGGCAGGCGCGATCAATGTGTTCGGCAGCAATGGTCTTGATACGCGCGGCTCCGGGGTGAGCGTCGTGCTCAAGGCTCCTGCGATCTACGGCTATGGCGCGGCGGGCGAGCATGCGACGATTGCTGCCGATCGACTCACCTGGAACGGTGTGGCCGGAGCGTCGGCGCCGGCCTTGGCCGGTGCGCCCGGCAGCGGGGCATTGAGCCTGGTTGCGAAGGAAATCGATCTCGGCATGTTCGCGCCGGTCGATACGACGAGCGTCACGCGCACGATCTACGGCTTCGGCAACGTCGATCTCACGGCCAGCGACCGGATCGTCTCGGCAGGCAACAGCAAGCTCTTCGTGTATCAAGCGCCGAGCACGCAAAGCGGTGACGTCTTCGGCCAGAGCGGCACGGGCGGCAACCTCACGCTCGCAACGCCGCTGCTGACCGGCACGCAGAAGTCGCTCATCGGTTACGCGGCGGGCGGCATGCTCGACGTCGTGGCCCCGGCAGGCACGACGCCGAGTGCGGCAGCGTCGAGCGTCGCGGGCGCGGAGATCGATCTGACGGGCGACACTGTGCGCCTCGGTACGACGGTCCTGCTGCCCAGCGGCAAGCTCGCCGTTGACGCCACACACGGCATCGTGCTAGCCGACGGCAGCCGTATCGACCTGAGCGGTCAGACGTCGAAGATCCAGGCGGCGACCGTTTATGGATTCGGTGGCGCCGCGACGTTCGCGAGTGCACAAGGCAGCTTCGCACAGTCGTCCGGTTCGATCATCGACGTCTCGGCGCGCAACAACAACGCGGGCACGATTACCATCGACGCCGGAACCGGCACCGTCGCACTCAACGGTCAGTTGCGCGGCAGCGCGAACCCGGGGTTCGCCAGCGGGGACTTCGGCGCGTCGGCAGGGACTTTCGCCGACTTCGCCGGACTCAATACCCTGCTCAATGGCGGTGGTTTCTTCGATGCGCGCAGCTTCGTGCAGAAGCAGGGCGATCTGGTGGTCGGCAACGGCGTGAAGGCGCACAAGGTCAATCTTTCGGCCGACGGCGGCAGCCTGACGCTGAACGGCACCATCGATGCGTCGGGCGCCACGCCCGGCACCATCCGTCTGTCGGCGGGCAACGGCCTCACGCTCGCCGGCACCGCTGTGCTCGACGCGCACGGCACGAAGCTCCAGGTCGACAGCTACGGCGTACCCATCGAGTCGAAGAATCGCGGCCATATCGAGCTGACGACGTCGGGCGGCACGATGACGCTCTCGCCGGGCGCAACGCTCGATCTGAGCACGCCGGACGGCAAGTCCTACGGCGACGTCGTGCTCAACGCGATACGCACGGGCGAGACGTCGGGCGATATGGCTATCGACGCACATGGGCCGCTGACGATTCGCGGCGCGAACAGCATCGCGCTCAACGGTTTCTGGACGTACAACCTCGCACCGGGCAGCGCGATTTCGCAGGGCACGCTCGACAGCTACGACACCGCGAGCACGGCATTCATGAACGCCGCGGCAGGCAACGGCGCACTGGCGGCGCGTACCGCCGGTCTGTCGGCCTACGGCAACGCCTACCACCTGCGCCCGGGCGTGCAGATCGCCTCGACCGGCGATCTCTCGACCATCGGCGACATCGATCTCGCGAAATACCGTTACGGCGTGTCTGCCGACCGCGATCCGAATTCGGCGACGTACGGCGCAGGTGAGCCCATGGCGCTCGTGATCCGGGCGGGTGGCAACCTGACGATCGGCGGCAGCATCTCGGACGGGTTCCGGTCGACCAGTGGAACTCCGGCTGTCTACAGCGGAATCGATTATGCGACCGATCCTAAATCATCGTTGTGGGGACCCGGCGACACCGGTTTGAACAATCCCAGCTACGCTTTCCAAATCACCGTGGCTTTGACGGCCGATTGGACCGTTCCAAACGACACTTTTTACCAGCAGATGGTGTCGCTTTACGGGGTCCCGTTCGTGGATAGCAATGGCCGTTCCTACGGGCCTGGCGACACGATACGGGCAGGGACCTTGCTCGATCCCGGGCCGTCGGCCGGGGGGAACGACTATCTGTTCTTCGAAGTCGGCAATCTGCCCGCCATCGGACGCGTGGTCTCGCCTGCCGTCCCGGGCGCGGCGCCCACTTCGCCAATGGCGGCCATGCTCGCGCCCAGCTCGCTTTCGGCATCCGTGCGCCTCATCGGCGGGGCGGATCTTGCCGCCGCTGATCAGCGCACCATGCGCTCGACTCGGGCATTGGCAGGCAGCGGCAACGTGACGTTGAGCGATGCCGCGTACAACAACGCGCAACGCGCCACGGCGTTCAGCGTGTTGCGCACTGGCACCGGCAATCTGGAAATTCTGTCCGGTGGCAGCTTCAGCGAAGCCACACCCTACGCCGTCTACACGGCGGGTACGGCCTCGGTGCCGATCCTCGCGGCCGACGGCCGCAACCCGTACAACCTTCCGGCCGCCGCATCGGGCGGCGCGGTGCAGGTCTGGTATCCGGAGCATGGCGGCGACATGCTGCTCGTCGCGCAGCAGGACATCACCGGCAACATCCAGATGGCCGACAACTCGGTGCGCTATAACGACAGCAACCTCACGTCGAACTGGTTGTGGCGTCAGGGCGGCGCAGGGCTGACGCAGGATCCGGCGGCCTGGGGCATCAACTTCGGCTCGATGGCGCAGATCAATCCGAACAGCCTTACGCAGTCGATCATCGGGTTCCAGGGCATCGGCACGCTCGGCGGCGGTAATCTGACCCTGGACGCGGGTCGCAACGCGGGGGTGATGACGTCGACCAACGTGTTCCAATCGACCGGCCTCGATCTCGCCGTCGCCTCGACTGGTCGTGTGCTCTCCGACGGCACGGTAGTGCAGACCGGCGGCGGCGATCTGAGCGTGAAGGTCGGCGGGATGCTCAACGGTCGTCCGTCTCTCGGACAGCAATCCGATAGTCCTTCCGACTACTTCGGCAACGTCACGAACCTGCGCGGCAACGCGAGCATCGATTCGGGCTCGATCGGCACGACGGCGCCGTTCGGCAATGGCAGCTACTGGAAGTCGTTCGATCCGCGCGTCCAGCTTCTGACGGCGATCAAGGGCGTGACGCAAACGCGCGGCCCGACGCTCATCCCGGGCGACGGCACGATGAGCGTGAGCGCACGCGGGGATCTGGTGCTCGGTGGCGTCGGCGACGCGGGCATGATCCCGACGACAGATGTCAATGGCGGATACTACACGACCAGCGCAGGTGCGCCCAGCAAGGGTGGGTACACGCAATTCACACTGTTCCGGCCATCCACGGGCGTGAAATTGTTCTCCGCCGGCGGCGATGTGATGCCGATGGACGGCGGCGTTTCGGGAAACGCGATCAACAATGCCGGTACGTTCTTCCCGGGCAGCCTTAGCGTGACGGCGGCCAACGGCGATATCCGGTTCAAGACGTCCATGGCGCCAGACGATCCGAGGACCGACCTGGAGTTGATCGCTTCGCCCGTGGGGCAACTCGAAATGTATGCGGCCGGCACGATCTACGGTCAGGGCGGAACGGTTTCGATGTCCGGCGCCGACATGGCGGGGTTGGCCACACCGCAGCACGCCTACTTCCAGACGTTCAATGGCGGGACGCTGAACAGCGCGTCGACCGACGCGGCAATTCGCCAGTACGCCAGGAATCCGTTCGCTTACGGCGAAGACACCGTGACGTCGGTGCTTCACGCGGGTGACACCACGCCCGCACGCATCTACGCAGGCGTGGATATCGACGATCTGGGGCTGGGCAAGACGCTCAAGATGGTCAACGATCCGGTGGCGCAGTTCATCCCGTCGCACACCACCTGGTACGTTGCCGCCAAGCCGTTCGAGGTCATGGCAGGGCGTGACATTGTCGGCATGGGCACGGTGCCCGATACGTTCGCGAACGTGAGCGGCAACGACATCACGCTGATGCAGGCCGGACGCGACATCCTCTACCAGTCGGTGAACATTCTTGGACCAGGGCTGCTGCAGATGCAGGCCGGGCGCAATCTCTATCAGGGCTATTACGGCATGCTGACGAGTGTGGGCGATGTGATTCATCCGTCGAACACGAGCGGCGGTGCAGGGATCTCGGTGTTGGCAGGGGTAGGTGCCAACGGCCCGGACTACGCCGGTTTTGCCAAGGCGTACTTCGATCCGGCGAACCAGTTGCCCGGCGGCACCGCGCTGGCTGGCAGCGGCAAGGTGGCGCACGCTTATGGCGATGAACTGGTGACATGGCTGAAGAATCGTTTCGGCTACGACGGCACCCCGGCCGATGCGCTCACCTATTTCCTCGCGTTGCCGACCGCCCAGCAAGGCGTGTTCGTGCGCGACGTGTACTTCAGGGAGTTGCTGCTCGGCGGCCGTGAATACAACGACCCGAGCAGCCCGCGCTATGGCAGCTACCTGCGTGGACGCGACGCCATCGCGACGCTGTTCCCAACGAGCGACGCCGCGGGCCATGCCATCGACTACAACGGCGCGATTACGATGTTCAGCAGCGTGGTCGGGATGAACAACGTCAATGGCGTGAACATTCCGGTCACCACCGACGCCGGGGTGCGCACCAGCTTCGGCGGCAGCATCCAGATGCTCAATCCGGGCGGCCGCACGCTGGTCGGCGTCGAAGGCGTGACGCCGGGCGCGACGGCCGGTGTGGTCACGCAGGGCGAGGGCGATATCCAGCTCTACAGCCGCGACAGCATCCTGCTCGGCCTGTCGCGGATCATGACGACCTTTGGCGGCAACATCCAGGCGTGGTCGGCCGAGGGCGACATCAACGCGGGCCGCGGTTCGAAGACGACGGTGCTCTACACGCCGCCCAGGCGCGTGTACGACGACGTGGGCAACGTGACGCTCTCGCCCTCGGTGCCGTCGAGCGGCGCGGGGATCGCCACGCTCGCGCCGCTGCCCGAAGTGCCGGGCGGCGACATCGATCTGGTGGCGCCGCTGGGCACCATCGACGCCGGCGAAGCGGGGATTCGCGTGTCGGGCAACGTCAACTTCGCGGCGCTGGCGGTGGTCAATGCGGCCAACGTCCAGGTGCAGGGCAAGTCGGTCGGGCTGCCGGTGGTGGCGGCGGTCAACGTCGGCGCGCTGACCAACGCGAGCGCGACGGCGGCGCAGGCGGCGTCGGCCGCGCAGGATGCGATGGCGCGCGAGCGCGTCGCGCAGCGCCAGAATGCTCCGTCGATCTTTTCGGTGCGCATGCTGGGTGCCGATGCCGGTGGTGCGCCTGCGTCCGACCAGAAGGGGGCGGCGCTCTCGCCACAGGCGCGCGGGGGCTACGATCCGTCCAGTGCATTCCAACTGGTGGGGAATGGCGAGCTCACCGAAGCGCAGAAGATGCAGCTCACGCGGGAGGAAAAGGCACATCTGTGACGCCGGGCGTCACGCCACAAAAAAATAAGCCAGGCCTCGCGTTACAAAAAATAATCTGCGGATTTGCCCTTCGATATCCGTCATGTCATTGAGGCTTGCAATTCATGACAGACACGAGCGTTCATGGGTATCGGGGGGCACACAATGTTCGCGCACAAGCAGTACGGGGAAGCCGGGGCAGGGGAGATGCTGACGTGGAGATGAGCACTGCATACGGCGTGGCCGGCCCGGCAGCGGAACCGTTGCCGGAGGTGTCGGAGGTGGCGGGGGCGTCGGCAGCAGCGGACGCCGGCGGGGCGGATCGAGCGAGCGTGGCGACGCAAGCGCTGCGCGAATGCCTGGAGTCGAACTACGACAGGCTGCTGCGCCGCCTGTCGCGTCGCATCGGCTGTTCCGACACCGCCAGCGACAGTCTGCACGAGGCCTGGGTGCGGCTCGGCAGCGCCACGCTGCCCGACGCCGTGCACAGCGCCGAGACGTATGTATTTCGGATGGCTTACAACCTCGCCGTCGACCAGATGCGCGGACGCCGCATGTGGGAGTCGATCGCCGACGAGAACGAAGTGTTCGACGTGCTGCCCGATCGCGGCCCGGGGCCGGAGGCGGTCGCCGGTGCGCGCTCGGAACTGGCGGCGCTGGCCCGGGCGCTGGAGGACATGTCGGGACATCACCGGCGCGTGCTCATGGAACTGCGCGTCGACGATCTGACCCGCGAAGAAGTCGCCGCGCGGCATGGCCTGTCGGTGCGCAAGGTCGACACCCTGCTGCGTCAGACGCTCGACTACTGCGCCACGCGCACCGGGCGCGTGGCCATCGGCGGAATCAGCGAGTCGCGCCGTCCGGTCAGGCGCAGCACCCCGGCGGCGTCCTCGCCTGTCGCTTGCCGTCAATCGCCCTGTTCGCACGCCGACGCGTGACTCGTGGCATCGCCACCCTGCGGTGAGATCCCTTCGCCGCGCTGGGAGGAGGGCTCAGCCGCAATCAGAAAGCGCCCACCGACGGCGGTGCGGATGCCAGCATACGCCGCCTCAAGGCGAGAAATCGCTGACGTATAGACGGTGCGTGTCCCGCAAGAATGTCGTTTGTCACTGAAAATTCACAATATTCAACGACATTGCAGGCGAGACAGCGGCTCGAAGCCCACCTGGTACCCCGACGATCGTTCCAACGAGATGACAGGCAATCCGCCATCGGCCCGCGCGCTCGTGCTGGCAGGCCTCGTGTGCGGCTTGAGCATCCTGGGCGTGTCCGGATTCGTCCGTGCGCAGACGACCGCGACGCAGGCACCCGCGCGAGCCGGCGACCGACGCTTCACGTTCGATATCCCCGCGCAACCCCTCGACATGGCACTGGAATTGTTCTCCACCGTTTCCGGACGATCGGCGTTGTTCAGTAGCGCGCTCGTTGCCGGGCGCACGGCGTCCCCGGTCTCCGGCCAGTACACGGCGCTCGAGGCGTTGCGCCGTCTGCTCGAGGGGACAGGACTGGCGGTGGAGACGGCCAGCACTTCGGGCGTGTCGACATTCGTGCTGGTGCCTGTCGCGCCGGACGCCGCGCCGCCGGCGCCGGGAGAAGTCGACGCCGCCGCGCAGTTCGCCGGCTACGACGCCCTCGTGCAAACGGAGGTCTGGCAGGCGATCTGCGCCAATGCGCGCACGTCGGCGACTCGCTATCGCGCGCTGCTGCGCTTTCGCGTCGCGGCCGACGGCCGGGTCTTGGACGTTCGCGTGCTCTCCGAGACGAGCGAGACGCCGATGGCGCGCGCGCTCGTCGATACGCTCTCGCAGGTGCGCGTATCGCAGCCGCCGTTGCCCGGCATGCCGCAACCGTTCGCCATGCTGATCCTGCCCGCGTCGCGCGGCGGTCCGGCATGCCACGGGGCCCGTGCGTCATGACCGAAGAGGTACGGCTGGCCCTCATGGCCTATCTGTCCAATCGCTATCTGGACCTGAAGCGGCACCTCGTGCGCTCGCTGCGCAGCCCGGAACTCGCCGAAGACGCGTTACACGACACGTGGCTGCGGCTCACGCGGCTGGAGGATCAGGACACCGTACTGAACCCGCACGGCTTCCTGCTGCGCATGGCCACGAACATCGCGATCAACCATTTGCGCAGCAACAGCCAGCAGGCGAGCGCCAGCGAAATCGACGAGATTCTGGAGATGCCAGACGCCTCGCCAGGTCCGGAACAGATGGCACAGGCACGCGCCGACATGGAGGCGCTCATGCGCGTGATCCAGCGGCTGCCGCAGCGCCGGCGCGACGTGCTGCTGCTCGTGCGCTGGGAAGGTCTCTCGCAAAAGGACGTGGCCGCGCGCCTCGGCGTAACCGTCAGCGTCGTGGAGCACGAGCTGCGGCGCGCACAGGACTTCTGCGCCGAGCAGATGGCTCGCCGCGAAGGGCCGGTAGGGAGGGGCAGCCGGGCCAATGCAAAAAAAGTTGGTGGAAATACGCCATGAAAGATGTCATCCGTATGAAGACCGAAAATGTTTCGACGTCGTGCGCTGAAATGGCACGGCGTCGTCGATTCGCAAGTGCAGACCCCGCGCCATGACCACACCGCAGGCAACCCGAAACCGGGCAGACCACGATGACGTGCTTCATCAGGAAGCACGGATCTGGCTCGCCCGTCTGAGCGGTGGCGACGTGCGCCAGGTGGATCTGCAGGCGTTTCGCCGCTGGCAGGGGACGAGCGCGGCACACGCCGAGGCGTTCGACGACGCCAAACGGCAATGGCATGCGATGCGGCCGGCCATCGGCGAGTGGCTGCGTACGGACCCGGAGGCTACCGCGCGCCACCGGCGATTGGCGAGCCACGGTATCCGGCCCGAAGCGAGCGGGGCGCGCGGCAATGTACTGGCCAGCCGACGCGCGTTTCTCGGCGTGGGACTGGGCGCGGCCGCGGTGGCCGGCGTGGCGGCGGTGTATCCGCCGCTGGGGCTGTGGCCGTCGGTCGGCACCTGGTCCGCGGACTACCGTACCGCGACCGGGGAGCAGCGCGACATCTCGCTGGCGTCGGTCGCAGGTCGCGTCAACGTCGTGCTCAACACGCAGACGAGCGTGCGTCGGCAGACGCGCGACGGACGCACCGACGGACTCGATCTGCTCGCGGGCGAGGTGGCCGTCGATCTGGCGTCCGTGCGCGAACCGTTTGCCGTGGTCGCCGGGGCTGGGCGCAGCGTGGCGGAAGCCGGACGCTTCGAGGTGCGCTATCTCGATGGTCGTGTGTGCGTGAGCTGCCTGGAGGGCGCGGTGCGGGTGCAGCATCCGGCCGGCGAGCGGCGGCTTGTGGCGCGCGAGCAGACCGTCTATCGCGACGACGCCATCGGTGGCGTGACCGGCGTCGAACCGACGGCCGTATCGGCGTGGCGGCGCGGTGAACTCGTGTTTCGCCAGACGCCGCTCGTGAAGGTCATCGACGAGATCAACCGCTACCGCCCGGGGCGGGTCGTGCTGCTGGCCGAATCGCGCCGCGGCGAGCCCGTGAGCGGACGCTTTTCCATTGCCATCCTCAACGAGGCGCTGCTCCAGATCGAGCGCTCGTTCGGACTGACGTCACGCACGTTGCCAGGTGGCCTGCTGATCCTGAGTTGATGGGGGCGCTGGCGCCCGGCGTGAGGCGCGATGCGATGCTGTTCGAACGGCTTCAAAAAAGTTGGTGGATTTTGTGCAGTGCGCGTGTCTTTAGGAGGACGCATCCACCACAGGCTGAATTCCAGATGAAC
The Pandoraea pulmonicola DNA segment above includes these coding regions:
- a CDS encoding filamentous haemagglutinin family protein, which translates into the protein MQPNPFASSALPRQRRLRRAILSLHRKPLVQAAALTLLASSAAHAQQAFSNAWFAARGAAQTTASQTGRLPNGMPVTSLMDPSAQQQQANAQLQRSIANLSSAAQSIAAMQATQANARAAAANSDTTIPDGLAEGGLKVDTNSLTKGWINAQAPTQSTSNGKTNVNIQQTADKAILNWETFNVGRNTSVNFAQQSNWAALNRVNDPQARPSQIQGQIHGDGTVLVLNRNGVIFGGTSQVDTRNLVVAAANMSDAQFKTGGLYGANGATPSFTDALGKVEVQTGANITTRTPTSVTQGGGYVLMLGKEVSNAGTIITPQGQVALAAGDSFVIRKGVGTDANTPSTTRGNEVSPQFVANSTAGKVVNTGLLMAPEGDVTLAGRDVQQLGVVVSTTTVNTRGTIHLLNSASDTQGKVTLGNGALTSVLINDNGATALDSQRTALMKDSAAQDILRAGTSSGLFDNLSKLSDRRDQSRVEIVSGGNVEFQANSLTLATGGQLAVSATGRSFVANGAQLDVSGAVGVSLSMDSNNVKVNVQGNEQRDSPGNRDNAALNNANVYIDRRRLIYVPAAVGGYANERWYTGGGLLEVGGYLANQTHGIGEWAAQGGTVTLGGNEVVTQKGALINLSGGTLNVQTGYLSQSWLKGPDGQIYNVNTAPSNVLYTGVYTGFDAEHPRWGKNTTESYASPLIAPQRVLQNGYTVGRDAGRLSVSAPTAVLEGDVLATVYTGPMQTQARPSGLTDGYALSQFAVPRAGSLTLGQYTGVGRTGAFPTGVVVGDIGDITSAMSAADTLDTSHANTLWLDASRVNATGYGEMDLVTSGDIKVRSDLRLDNGGRLSLVAPYVDVASNLKVPSGTVNISNTYLRAGEKYPVALFSPNGTVGLTLSSGARIDVRGLWVNGSTDPGSLSRVAFINGGNVTLDSTSDLSIGDGSVIDVSSGGAILANGKTRGGTGGNVTLIAGDSASNVNVNVGTLILNGTINAYGVNGGGKLTVSTPDAIMIGANAALAGGALAAGTSANVAVKLAEPYTVPAGTPLPFSSVDAHTRLIMDVPFPVPIQLDVAPTVPTAADWVVPDGVTVFAYRAGPNSDYDRYYAGSTLPKGKLINNIFGTNNNDGSIPAGTVIPSIVFPVGFAIRPYRIVYTAGTVSNADVTYPVGVIIPAGTTLARTVAVTPVPMFNAGASGSNTPFFSAGFSSYDINGGQGVRVDNGVTLAPVMPVYRFTADSMTAPTGSDPSKVMAVTLPPLVAENAQTATLTQRAGASLALRSVSKDYQGNMAGGEVNIGKGATIAVDPGQSLTLDAFGRITVDGSLIARGGKIALTSEADNVLASARNFDANGNNLGMSIWLGPTALLDVSGFAYTATDATGRQYGSVSDGGSIAINGGPSFVIVRPGAELNADGAAVSVNTSTVSGQPSSAAGTMTLASNGGAISLSSMSGLMLDGNAHARAGGMGTLGGDLSLSLITPQFLDPWGQLPGNVTVPGQFVVTQTRAVPAALSGPDAVSKLAFGNAAVSVDQVKDGGFSGVSLMTTDMMIFPGDVSLSLDKSLKLTANAFTSSAPQTGTVVPSSNAVRLAAPYVSLTGTPSIYKDGYRSGSIGAPSSAPVPTTATFEIDANLIDLQGPLSFSPSLSAPVTGFLTTRLVSQGDIRFLPTPSIQQGTTLLSAWDIELDGAQIYPTTGAAANIVAGQRNLDYDGTLTLGRTTSSVPDMPMSAFGTLTFSAPNIRQGGVVRAPLGRLIFGQTDAAVPGDGAREIKSVELLPGSMTSVSSNGLTMPYGGTFDGVTYNFNGTSITPLQAGGFTGGGWGISSGIRLKGDVVTVDNGAVLDLSGGGALTGAGFVSGRGGSVNVLNTPLVNANPTMKLSKAGDKVYAIVPGYASNYAPVSPENGAGDPAVGQRITIGDGVPGLPAGTYTLMPSNYALLPGAYRVEIGGTGQILPGTPTAAGNGTYLAAGYLSTANTGARSQLPSTLLVTPGTAVRKYSQYNEQSYSDFLSTQAAQFGNLAPMLPRDGRVLDIVFTTPSTPATAPVLSFDGKAIFQAAQGGVAGQVAVENVGEITAGTPTAGFSGVSVSANDLSAINAPRLSINGYASAGTGQYLFSNSGVGVSDLFVRDGVTLSAGELYLIGTNITLGNGVTLTTVGKGPAPFDTASTGLPYVAGNYTVLGLSNGEIEFGGAQTSSGSITIGAGSGLFSEGSLVFSTNGASTLDPTSRFGARNIALAVGSLNVGDAAQVAAAGNPAGMLFNQTMLSTLMHGDPASGAPALEKLTLGAAGAINVFGSNGLDTRGSGVSVVLKAPAIYGYGAAGEHATIAADRLTWNGVAGASAPALAGAPGSGALSLVAKEIDLGMFAPVDTTSVTRTIYGFGNVDLTASDRIVSAGNSKLFVYQAPSTQSGDVFGQSGTGGNLTLATPLLTGTQKSLIGYAAGGMLDVVAPAGTTPSAAASSVAGAEIDLTGDTVRLGTTVLLPSGKLAVDATHGIVLADGSRIDLSGQTSKIQAATVYGFGGAATFASAQGSFAQSSGSIIDVSARNNNAGTITIDAGTGTVALNGQLRGSANPGFASGDFGASAGTFADFAGLNTLLNGGGFFDARSFVQKQGDLVVGNGVKAHKVNLSADGGSLTLNGTIDASGATPGTIRLSAGNGLTLAGTAVLDAHGTKLQVDSYGVPIESKNRGHIELTTSGGTMTLSPGATLDLSTPDGKSYGDVVLNAIRTGETSGDMAIDAHGPLTIRGANSIALNGFWTYNLAPGSAISQGTLDSYDTASTAFMNAAAGNGALAARTAGLSAYGNAYHLRPGVQIASTGDLSTIGDIDLAKYRYGVSADRDPNSATYGAGEPMALVIRAGGNLTIGGSISDGFRSTSGTPAVYSGIDYATDPKSSLWGPGDTGLNNPSYAFQITVALTADWTVPNDTFYQQMVSLYGVPFVDSNGRSYGPGDTIRAGTLLDPGPSAGGNDYLFFEVGNLPAIGRVVSPAVPGAAPTSPMAAMLAPSSLSASVRLIGGADLAAADQRTMRSTRALAGSGNVTLSDAAYNNAQRATAFSVLRTGTGNLEILSGGSFSEATPYAVYTAGTASVPILAADGRNPYNLPAAASGGAVQVWYPEHGGDMLLVAQQDITGNIQMADNSVRYNDSNLTSNWLWRQGGAGLTQDPAAWGINFGSMAQINPNSLTQSIIGFQGIGTLGGGNLTLDAGRNAGVMTSTNVFQSTGLDLAVASTGRVLSDGTVVQTGGGDLSVKVGGMLNGRPSLGQQSDSPSDYFGNVTNLRGNASIDSGSIGTTAPFGNGSYWKSFDPRVQLLTAIKGVTQTRGPTLIPGDGTMSVSARGDLVLGGVGDAGMIPTTDVNGGYYTTSAGAPSKGGYTQFTLFRPSTGVKLFSAGGDVMPMDGGVSGNAINNAGTFFPGSLSVTAANGDIRFKTSMAPDDPRTDLELIASPVGQLEMYAAGTIYGQGGTVSMSGADMAGLATPQHAYFQTFNGGTLNSASTDAAIRQYARNPFAYGEDTVTSVLHAGDTTPARIYAGVDIDDLGLGKTLKMVNDPVAQFIPSHTTWYVAAKPFEVMAGRDIVGMGTVPDTFANVSGNDITLMQAGRDILYQSVNILGPGLLQMQAGRNLYQGYYGMLTSVGDVIHPSNTSGGAGISVLAGVGANGPDYAGFAKAYFDPANQLPGGTALAGSGKVAHAYGDELVTWLKNRFGYDGTPADALTYFLALPTAQQGVFVRDVYFRELLLGGREYNDPSSPRYGSYLRGRDAIATLFPTSDAAGHAIDYNGAITMFSSVVGMNNVNGVNIPVTTDAGVRTSFGGSIQMLNPGGRTLVGVEGVTPGATAGVVTQGEGDIQLYSRDSILLGLSRIMTTFGGNIQAWSAEGDINAGRGSKTTVLYTPPRRVYDDVGNVTLSPSVPSSGAGIATLAPLPEVPGGDIDLVAPLGTIDAGEAGIRVSGNVNFAALAVVNAANVQVQGKSVGLPVVAAVNVGALTNASATAAQAASAAQDAMARERVAQRQNAPSIFSVRMLGADAGGAPASDQKGAALSPQARGGYDPSSAFQLVGNGELTEAQKMQLTREEKAHL
- a CDS encoding RNA polymerase sigma factor, which codes for MSTAYGVAGPAAEPLPEVSEVAGASAAADAGGADRASVATQALRECLESNYDRLLRRLSRRIGCSDTASDSLHEAWVRLGSATLPDAVHSAETYVFRMAYNLAVDQMRGRRMWESIADENEVFDVLPDRGPGPEAVAGARSELAALARALEDMSGHHRRVLMELRVDDLTREEVAARHGLSVRKVDTLLRQTLDYCATRTGRVAIGGISESRRPVRRSTPAASSPVACRQSPCSHADA
- a CDS encoding STN domain-containing protein, giving the protein MTGNPPSARALVLAGLVCGLSILGVSGFVRAQTTATQAPARAGDRRFTFDIPAQPLDMALELFSTVSGRSALFSSALVAGRTASPVSGQYTALEALRRLLEGTGLAVETASTSGVSTFVLVPVAPDAAPPAPGEVDAAAQFAGYDALVQTEVWQAICANARTSATRYRALLRFRVAADGRVLDVRVLSETSETPMARALVDTLSQVRVSQPPLPGMPQPFAMLILPASRGGPACHGARAS
- a CDS encoding RNA polymerase sigma factor; the protein is MTEEVRLALMAYLSNRYLDLKRHLVRSLRSPELAEDALHDTWLRLTRLEDQDTVLNPHGFLLRMATNIAINHLRSNSQQASASEIDEILEMPDASPGPEQMAQARADMEALMRVIQRLPQRRRDVLLLVRWEGLSQKDVAARLGVTVSVVEHELRRAQDFCAEQMARREGPVGRGSRANAKKVGGNTP